From one Solanum stenotomum isolate F172 chromosome 12, ASM1918654v1, whole genome shotgun sequence genomic stretch:
- the LOC125847212 gene encoding pentatricopeptide repeat-containing protein At5g27110: MDYIKILSLLKSSSTSVKRGKLLHQKIVTLGLQSDINLSKNLINLYISCEDFHSAKLVFQNLENPLDITLWNGLIASYTKNQLFNEALDLFDKLLQFPYLKPDSYTFPSVLKACSGLGNLQYGQMIHAHLIKTGFLSDVVVASSVIAVYAKCDLFTYAIQLFDEMPERDIACWNTVISCYYQNGQFHKALQFFDKMKDLRYMPNSVTYTAAISSCARLLDIERGEAIHRELVNNKFLLDGFVSAALVDMYGKCGLLEKAKEIFEQIPAKSLVSWNSMISGYSLRGDSKSCIQLLQRMNKENMKPSSVTLSSLLMACSKSAQLQHGKFFHAYIIRNNILSDDFLNASLVDLYFKCGRVETAQNIFSKMAKNNVEAWNVMISGHVSAGYYLEALAIYNDMKLAGIKPDAITLTSALVSCSQLAALEHGKEIHKCIIDNKLESNEIVMGSLLDMYAKCGAVSEAFKVFDELPERDLVSRTTMIAAYGSHGQAFEALKLFNEMLHSNVKPDRIAFLAVISACAHAGLVDEGFQYFNLMVSGDGIQPSAEEYSCLIDLLGRAGRLREAYAILQSNLDTREDVELLSVLVSACHLHGELEIGEEIAKMLTQKDEDDPSTYVILAKIYASQNKWNEVRKLRLKMKELGLRKKPGCSWIEVDKRIQTFLADDKSFLLVDDVYQCLSLINSDVETYECLSIDSK, translated from the coding sequence ATggattatatcaaaattttgTCTCTCTTGAAATCATCTTCAACATCAGTGAAACGAGGCAAACTGTTGCACCAGAAGATTGTTACTTTAGGGTTACAAAGCGATATTAACTTATCCAAGAATCTAATTAATTTATACATATCTTGCGAAGATTTCCATTCCGCTaaattggtttttcaaaatCTTGAGAATCCTCTTGATATCACTTTGTGGAATGGTCTCATTGCTTCTTATACTAAGAACCAATTGTTCAATGAAGCTCTTGACCTCTTTGACAAACTGTTGCAATTCCCATATCTTAAACCTGATAGTTACACATTTCCTAGTGTACTCAAGGCTTGTAGTGGTTTAGGAAATCTCCAATATGGTCAAATGATACATGCTCATTTGATTAAAACTGGGTTTTTATCAGATGTTGTTGTGGCAAGTTCGGTGATTGCCGTGTATGCCAAATGTGACTTGTTCACTTATGCTATACAACTGTTTGATGAAATGCCGGAAAGAGACATTGCGTGTTGGAATACTGTCATTTCGTGCTACTATCAAAATGGGCAATTTCATAAAGCCCTTCAATTCTTTGACAAGATGAAAGATTTGAGATATATGCCTAATTCGGTTACTTACACAGCTGCAATCTCATCATGTGCGAGGCTTTTAGATATTGAAAGAGGGGAGGCCATTCATCGGGAATTAGTAAATAATAAGTTTCTGTTGGATGGTTTTGTTAGTGCTGCTCTTGTCGACATGTATGGGAAATGTGGCCTCTTAGAGAAGGCTAAAGAGATTTTTGAGCAAATCCCTGCCAAGAGTTTGGTTTCTTGGAACTCCATGATATCTGGGTACAGCTTGAGAGGTGATAGCAAATCATGCATTCAGCTTTTACAAAGGATGAACAAAGAAAACATGAAACCCTCTTCTGTGACTTTAAGTAGCTTATTAATGGCGTGCTCTAAATCTGCTCAACTGCAGCACGGGAAgttttttcatgcatatataaTTCGAAATAACATACTTTCTGATGACTTTCTTAATGCTTCACTTGTTGACTTATATTTCAAATGTGGCAGAGTTGAGACTGCGCAAAACATCTTCAGTAAGATGGCAAAGAACAATGTGGAAGCATGGAATGTAATGATCTCTGGACATGTGTCAGCTGGCTACTACTTGGAGGCACTTGCCATTTATAATGACATGAAATTGGCAGGGATAAAGCCTGATGCAATCACTTTGACTAGTGCCTTGGTATCTTGTTCACAGTTGGCAGCCTTAGAACATGGCAAGGAGATCCACAAGTGTATCATTGATAATAAGTTGGAATCCAATGAAATTGTTATGGGATCGCTGCTTGATATGTATGCTAAATGTGGTGCAGTAAGTGAAGCTTTTAAAGTCTTTGATGAGTTGCCTGAGAGAGATCTGGTATCACGGACTACAATGATTGCAGCATATGGATCTCATGGCCAAGCTTTTGAAGCGCTTAAACTCTTTAATGAAATGCTGCATTCTAATGTAAAACCCGATAGAATTGCATTCCTCGCAGTAATTTCTGCATGTGCTCATGCAGGATTAGTGGATGAAGGTTTCCAGTATTTTAATTTAATGGTCAGTGGCGATGGCATTCAACCGTCAGCTGAAGAGTACTCATGTCTAATTGACCTTCTTGGACGTGCTGGAAGATTGCGTGAAGCCTATGCAATTCTGCAGAGTAACCTGGACACCAGGGAGGATGTTGAGTTGTTAAGCGTATTAGTTTCTGCATGCCATTTGCATGGGGAGTTAGAGATTGGAGAAGAAATTGCAAAGATGCTTACTCAGAAGGATGAAGATGATCCATCCACTTATGTTATTTTAGCAAAAATATATGCTTCGCAGAACAAATGGAATGAGGTACGCAAGTTGAGACTGAAGATGAAGGAGCTGGGCTTGAGGAAGAAACCTGGATGTAGTTGGATTGAAGTAGACAAGAGGATTCAAACATTCCTGGCAGATGATAAATCATTCCTGCTAGTAGACGATGTTTATCAATGTCTATCTTTAATAAATAGTGACGTGGAAACCTATGAATGCTTAAGCATTGATAGCAAG